One segment of Tachyglossus aculeatus isolate mTacAcu1 chromosome 16, mTacAcu1.pri, whole genome shotgun sequence DNA contains the following:
- the NDUFS5 gene encoding NADH dehydrogenase [ubiquinone] iron-sulfur protein 5: MPFFDVQARLGINVDKWMTIQSAAQPYKIAAKCHAFEKEWIECSYGIGVTRARNECKLEYDDFMECWHRTKTLKRLQAIVNQKTKMMKEGTYTPPDHQSGKDAPRP; this comes from the exons ATGCCGTTCTTCGACGTTCAGGCCCGACTGGGCATTAACGTTGACAAATGGATGACCATCCAAAGTGCGGCCCAGCCCTATAAGATAGCCGCCAAGTGTCACGCGTTTGAGAAGGAATGGATTGAGTGTTCCTACGGAATAGGGGTCACCCGAGCCAGGAATGAGTGTAAGCTTGAGTATGACGATTTCATGGAGTGTTGGCATCGGACGAAAACG TTGAAACGGCTGCAGGCCATCGTCAATCAGAAGACCAAGATGATGAAGGAAGGGACGTACACGCCGCCCGACCACCAGTCGGGCAAAGATGCTCCCCGGCCCTGA